DNA sequence from the Vicia villosa cultivar HV-30 ecotype Madison, WI linkage group LG3, Vvil1.0, whole genome shotgun sequence genome:
GGTGGTGGAGCACTGACGGattcgaaataatttattgtatagagttaattatcagataaggataagattcgaattgggtggtggaccactgacggattcgaaataatttattgtatagagttaattatcagataaggaTAAGATTCGAATTCggtggtggaccactgacggatttgaaacaacaataattaaagcaaacactacactggcgtattgaaacaacaataattaaagcaaacactacactggcatattgaaacaacaataattaaagcaaacactacactggcatattgaaacaacaataattaaagcaaacactacactgacaaatactacattgaaattaattatcaaacaGTTCTGCCTCCAACTTTATCAACAGCTGTTTCTTCCGGTCATCTAGATGCTCTTCGGAAGTTAGCTTTAGATACATCTTCATTTTCTTAGTTTTAGTCTTTTCCAAGGCTATATTGTTAGCCTGCTGTTGCATCAAGGCTATGTTGTCCAATCGTTCAAGCTCTTTCGTCTTGAATTCTTTGTATTCAGCCCATTCTTTGTCCACCACCTCCAAGGCATATTCATTGCTTTTCTTTTTACCCTTTTTTTAGCTGCCTCCCTTCCTATAGGACGAGCACTGGATTCTACAGTGTTTGAGCCACATGCATCACTCTCGCGAGATCTCTTAGATCCACTACTTCCTGAGCCAATATTTCCTCCTACTTGACTACAATAACGTGGTTGATCACGGAGAGCGTGCCATTCTTCCATTAATGTGAATCTAACATTCTTCCCACATGCATATAATTCCTGCGCTTTTGCCAAAACATCATTCTCCGACCAACCACTTCCTTGCAAACGCTTAGCGCCATCATAAGCGTCAATCCATTTACCCAACATTTTGTTCATATAATTAAAACAGTTTCGGCATGCAGGTCCATCACGCGGAGGATCGAATGAGCAATGCTCATTACAATACTCAGCAATTTTACCCCAATATGTTTCACCTTTCTGGTTTCTCCCGATAACACTGCTTGTTCCAAATTTAATCCACCCACTAATTAGCACCAAATTTTGTTTAATGTTCCATGCTGGTTGCTGAGTTTTCCTGCTCTTAGGAGTTGAATCCTCTGAATTTGGAGTGACTTCATTAGAAACTGTCCTGCCACCAATAGTTAGTTGTGTTGAAAATTCGGGAAATTCAGGTGCACCACCACTTGGAAAATTTTCATTCGCCATTGTCACATAACCATTAAACGGGGGTGTTTGAGATGGATTTCTCGGCATAGATCCATAATATGGATGAAAGTTTGGAACAGAGGATGACTGGTTGAAAGGTGGAAAACCAAAATTAGGTATGTTTTGAGGATGTTGGTTGGAAAATTGATTTGGATTTTGATAATAGTTGGGATTTTGATAATTGTTGggattttgaaaattgttgggattttggttaaatggaaaattagtagaattttgagtgttaaaatgattattgggatccatttcactaaaaaaagacacttaacttcaaaataaacactaatagaaagataataataagattaagatagtgaaaaccttggtttttttctgtgtccaaatcaaatgaacagagtctctatttatagagaaaaaaaatcatgaattttggtaaaataaaaaaaaaaaaatttgcaacgaaataattgagttcaaagtattaaatggataaaaatctggcCAGCCAATCACGCCCAGCCACGTGGCTCAACTTAtcccttttctctttctctctccgcgTGGGTTTTTGCCCACTCTCCCTTCCGCGCGTGGCCCCCACGCGCCTGTTTTCAGCCATCCAGACGCTGCCACATGCCCCCCTGCGTCAGCCTCAAttgtgttgagttttctcaacaccTCTCTCTTCCAGCACACACTTAACACTACTCTAAACACCCATTGGAGCAGATTTTGCATGTTGAGTTCAAATAAACACACCCATTGCACATGGTCTAAGCAGACTTTGCTCTACCTCTAGCAACTGTAAAAAGCAAAAcacatcacaaaaaaaaaaacaattgcaTGGGAGTTTCCTTTTATGAATAGAATTGATATAGTTAGGAAATTGAAAACAAAATTAACCATTTAGGAGATCCTTAAAAAATTAAAGAGGTGGgttgaaaatttctttatattttaaagttttatttgCTTACATTGCAACCCATACTAAAATGAAATTCTTTTTAATACCTCCCCCGAAAGATAACTAGGTTTAAGCTTATGCTCACTTCAATATTATCTGTAATTTATTCATTGAATTTAAAAGTCTTCCTCCTTTCATATTGCGAAACTTGTCTTTCAATGGACAATAtttaataaaaggaataaaagtgGTATATTAACCTAATATCTAGGCTTAATGCATCTTTTGATCCTTTAACTTAAAAGGTTTCACTTTAGCCTCTTAACTAATAAATGTTACGTATTAGTCCCTTAACAACAATTTCGTTAACCAACTCAATCATTTTTGTTAAATGTTAGGGAAAAAACCTTAACTTTAGCATATATGGGAATCTATGTGGTATTGGTATCTTATGGAAggatttaatgaattttttatataattttcagTTCATACACTTTACTACTTTTTTTTTGTAGTTGTATGTTTATTCTCTAATTCATGGTTTGCATAAGCCTATAGTGTGTACTTTAGGTGATGGGTTCAGTTGTTTATATACTGCTTTAAGGTTGGAATCAATCTCTTTATTTACAAGAAATTACAACAATTGATTATGTACTTGTAAAAAAGAGATTCAATTCAATATTGGTACAAGATTATCGCCATCCAAAGAAAATTCCTTTGGAGCGGGAGTGAgtttaaaaaatctattaattGGGTTAGTTGGGACACAGTGTGCAAAACCCGAGAAGAGGGTGGCTTAGGCGTTAAAAACGTGGAAATTTTGAATGTGGCTTTAATTAGTAAAttacactagtacaaaaatgttaatttacacccattTTTAGGAAAAAGGGTGTATATTATAACCAGATAATGCAAAAGTgacattttatttacaaaatttccACCAAAAATTCTcaattacacccgtttttagtaaatcgggtgtaaattttaaaattatattgtcttATTTGTACTAGTGTGAAAGTGGAGAATCCTTACGGAGAATGAGGTAGTATGGAGGGATATAATTGAGGCAAGATACGGCAAGGTAAAGTTGAAGGTCTTAGTAGGGGATAAATCAgttgtggaaaagaaaaaatcaatttagtGGAGAGACTTAATTATCTCGGATAATTATGAGAGCCTCAATAACAATCATTTTGCGGGAGCAATAGAGTGTACCGCAGGGAACGGACATGATATCCCATTTTGGTATGCTTGTTGGACAGGTTCTCAAACGCTAATGGAGGCTTACCCGGAGTTATTCCGCTTTGCTGAGAATCATTTGATTGAAGTTTTTTGTGCAGGTTCGGTTTTAAACAGCTGCTGGAATTGGACAGTAGAGAAGATGGTGGCTGAAGGCAGTGGCGCCTCCGCTGGCAGTGTTATGCAGCAGACGGGTCGGCTGGTTCATGAACTCCATACGGAACTGCAGCAGCGTCAGCTAGCTGTCCAGGGCAGTAGTAATGATGATTTCGCGGGGAGGCTGGAACAGAATGGAGCATTCTCTGTCAGAACTTGCTATGAACGCTTTAAAGAGAAATTATTCGGCCCACCTCTTGATAATATAACAGTATTAGCTTtatctcatctttggaaagttAAAGTTCCTTCGAAAATTCTGTTTTTCGGTTGGCGTTATATCATCAATAAACTTGCCACCAGAGATCAATTGATTAAAAGGGGTGTTTTGAGGGATGGAATTGACTCAAAATGTGCGCATTGTTTAACGGAGGAAGAATCGCTACGACATTTGTTTGAGAGTTGTGAGGTTACTAAGGGGATTTGGAGGAAGTTTATAGTTGGGTAGGTGGTCACACAATTTTAACATCGGGGGAATTTGTGAATTATTTTCACAATTGTCTAAAGATTAAGTGTGCCAACTCGAGAGCTATTGGGGCGGTGGTGTGGCTCTCAACGGTTTGGAATATATGGCTTATGTGTAATGCGGTGATCTTCAAAAACGAGAAATTTAGCTTCATTGATTGTTTGTCGGAGATTGTGTTTAATACTTGGAGATGGCTATGTTCGTTTTATAAAAGTGTGAATCATTGTAATTTTTATTGTTGGAATATCCTTCCGCTCTCGTGTTTTGAGACGTAGGAGCTTTCCTTTATATGTGGGCGGAGTAACCCTTTTACTCCCGTTAATTCCATTGcctattgaatatatatatatatatatatatatatatatatatatatatatatatatatatatatatatatatatatatatatatatatatatatatatatatatatatatatatatatatatatatatatatatatatatatatagagagagagaaggGTTATATtaactccaagagtaagtgttcaacacttactccaaatcataaccattgattttcattaatctaacggttttaattgatcatttaatctatttatttttggaaatatttttttatataaaactttaattaaaaccgttggattaatgataatcaatggttatgatttggagtaagtgttgaacacttactcttggagtcaatataaccctcctcatatatatatatatatatatatatatatatatatatatatatatatatatatatatatatatatatatatatatatatatatatatatatatatatatatatatatatatatatatatatatatatatatatatatatatatatatatatatatatattggtacAAAAGCAATCTCCAATGCTTGAAAAGATTTTGTGatgttttattcttcttttttttcaaatttctatTTGAATATAAACTTTATAAtgtatgttttatgttttatagcaaaaaaagaaaattttattttgttgtgAATATTTATACTAATAGTATAATGaagtaattttatattttaatatgaaAGGGGTGTATTTTAATTTAGTTGTGCTCTGGTGGTTTGTGTTATGTAGTAATTTCCATGCCACGCCAAAGTCTTGACTCAAGCTTCGCACCAACCGAAAGTGCATGTTTATCCACTTGGAGCTTTGTTAAATAAGTAAGATTACATGAAGGAGTTTCATAtaattagaagaaattataaaattagttaatttatttaagtAAGACAATGTTATGGATAAATTTATTCTTAACAACAATTacttttcaaaatgtttttcatataaaattgtttttaaaatttaagttttttttaagaaGCAAAATGATAATAGAGGGTAAATTCCTCAAACAAAGTGCAtaggaaaaaaaaaacagataacACATGATGTATCATAagttaatacaaaaaaaaaaaacaaaagacaaaCAGATAAAATCTTAAGGTTACAAACAAAAAAATCACTAGATAGACCTTAAAAACCTTCTTCCTTGAGCTCAAGTTTAAAGAAGGAGTAAGCTAGATCTCATGCCAACTAATCACTAACATCAGATCAAAAATCGCCAAGGAAAGATCTAAAAAACACCAAACGCGCTAAATCAGAGCAAAACTCAATATGTTATTGGTTAACCCAAATGATAAGATTCTAAAATCAAACACAGAACATTAATATTACATAATACAGTAAAAGTGAACATTTCGATACCCTTGAATTTAATTGCGTATCAGTacttttaaccaatcaaaaaatacAACTCAATGCCacatcattttttaaattttattttattttaaaataattcacGCTAAAAGTACTGATACCTAATATAAACTAATCGGTAACAAAGAATTTATCTAAAGTTTCCTTAATAAAAAGTTTTCATATTCAACCTCTATTGAAATGACGTATGtataaatttatatcaaaatGGACGGTTAAAACCATCCCCATTAATCCAACACCTTGCGCGAGGGATCATCTAATTAGATATGACGGTTGGCAATTGTATAAAAGCACTGATCGAGTGTAGGTCTCATAATTGTAGATATCCAAAGTTCTCGATCCATTAGTATACACGACCTTGGACTTTGTCTCATCATATTTTTCTTCCTTTAGACAAGCGACTGGCCCTTCCTTACTAAAATGGAGCGCAGACGGTTTAAGCTTTTgctaatttcaattttatttgtaatttattcgATAAACTTAAAAGTCTTCCTTCCTTTATATTGTGGCACCTTCATCTTTATGTTTGATTACAAATTTGCATgattggtcaaaattcaaaatttggtATTCGGAGACCCTATATGGTATTCGAATACCACTCTCTTAAAAGtgaaaaatatgtcatttttcaaCTGGTATGCAGATACCATATATGgcagaaaataataaatatgacactttttgagaCAAAATCCCTAACTTCTCATCCAAACGTCTAGCATTTCCCTACTACACCTTAGCAACAAGTCTTTTAGAAAATGCTAACGCCTCGTATTTTCTAAGGAATGCGCCGTGTTCAGAGAAATAACATATTAAAAGGAAATAATGATTTTCTAAATTTTCTTGAGACACTCACGTCTTTCTTATGCCACAAAATTGTGTTCTATTGGTAgggagatttgaattttgaatcaattattaatttaactttaaattatGTTCTAGCGCATGCACAAATGTTGGACACAATATTTTAGACAATGTGTACCACATAAAACAGTTTATAACAGATTATCACAGACTAAGGAATTTAAAGTAGAAAGCAATAAAAAATACAGGAGAATTGTTAACCCATTTCAGTGCAACATCACCTACTCCTAGGGGGCTTCTAACCCAAGAAAGAGAATTCACTCTCAACAGTATTAGTACAATAAGTCTTAGA
Encoded proteins:
- the LOC131659765 gene encoding uncharacterized protein LOC131659765, translating into MANENFPSGGAPEFPEFSTQLTIGGRTVSNEVTPNSEDSTPKSRKTQQPAWNIKQNLVLISGWIKFGTSSVIGRNQKGETYWGKIAEYCNEHCSFDPPRDGPACRNCFNYMNKMLGKWIDAYDGAKRLQGSGWSENDVLAKAQELYACGKNVRFTLMEEWHALRDQPRYCSQVGGNIGSGSSGSKRSRESDACGSNTVESSARPIGREAAKKRANNIALEKTKTKKMKMYLKLTSEEHLDDRKKQLLIKLEAELFDN